Below is a genomic region from Lampris incognitus isolate fLamInc1 chromosome 2, fLamInc1.hap2, whole genome shotgun sequence.
GTTTGCCAGTGCGTTGGGATCCTTGGCCAACTTCAATCTTAGATAGCAACTAAACAAACTTTTGTGAGCTTTCGACCATCCAAAGGTGAAAAACTATAACTGCTGGACTGATGTTGGGACAGAGTGATATAAGCGTAGAATCAAGCATAAAAATTAAAGATGGGTCCCTCTGATTTAGGTGCGCTAATAAGCCGGTATCGACAATGTTCAATACTTTTTGTCAATACTGGTTTATTATTGTGACTGGGAAAACATAAGAGAACTATATTAAGGATCATGTACATTTTTCTCTCACCAAACATGAAGAAACTTTTCAGACAATTTGTCTTATGAGCAAATAAACTGCTTCAGTTTTGAGGTAAATTTAATGCACTTAAGCTGTACTTCACCAACTCCAATGCGCATTAAAGTTGATGTCTATGGCCATGTATGCCGACTATTCATATATATTTACTTTAACTGCCACAAATATTATTTATGTCATCATTTGATATGTTTTGTTTGCATATATTGTTTATGTAGTTTATTTTCATAAATATTGATTTGCTTTTTATTAAAACTACACAGGAAGTACATTTACATTCTATGTTGTACGGGGACACATTTAGTTGTTGCAATTTCCTCCAAAAAGAAACGTGAAGCGGGAGAAGTTTTTACACTCCGCCTAAAAGTTTGAGTCACAAAAGTGACATTGCATTGCCCATCTGaagattttgtttttgttcaggTGGACTCATTCCCTCTTGGTTGTGTGCAGCCAGCGAGgtatgtttatttgtgtgttttaaGTTTTGTAGCGCATATTTATAGTTGGGTTTCTGCAGTTTGTGTGCGATATGAAGTTGCTTGTTCTGTGCATCGTCATGTATTTTAACAGTTCGACGGTGGATTTGATGATGGTGATGTTGAAGTACAAGTAAGATGAATAAATCCATCAGTAACAGAAGAACCGTGGTGTTGTATATTTCCTGGAGGGAGTGACATTTACACTATGAAAATATTGATAAAGCTTATAATTGGAAAAAAAACTGATTTAAGTTCAAATTtggaaaaccttttttttctctctaatcACCTTTTTCTGGTAACTTCCATACCTTTTCAGACCCGTGTAGTGACTGAattttaatcaatcaatcaaaccccATTATGTAGAACATTTcatacattaaaatgcaatgtgATGCATTTTCTATTAAGTGAAAATGCACAGATTATAAAGGTAATAATAAAAGGAGAAAACAGACagaatacaaaaataaaatagaaatgtaAACCTTCATAAAATATAGAGTGTAGAAAATATAAAAGAAGCATGAAATAGAATGGCAAGGATCAAATTCATTGTCACGACATGCTGGTAGAGATTCTTACCTCTGAGCATCACCTGGTTTAAACCAGGTGGGAGCAAAGCGATAGGTATCATTGGTCAGCTCTTTGAAGTGACGGCTGTCTGTATTCCCAATACAAATACCTGCATGTTAAAACGTTCATATCACACAACACATCAGGCATACTTTCATTTACAAACAAAGCAAAATCAAAATGGTACGTGATCAAGTCTGTTTAAGTTGCTTACCTGGGGCAACTGTAACTTGCGGGAACATATCCAACACAGTTTTCTTGATGAGCTGGAACCCAAATGAGGTTTCATCATAGGAACTGATGGGCAGAGGGTCAAATCCATCGACTAGCTCTATCTTCACTCGCTGGTCTCCGACAGTAGACTGGATCAGGTCCAAAACCTTCACAATGAGACAATCCACATCCAGGTCAACTCATCATCTTCATGGAGGAAAGGTTTCCCAGTTTTCTGAAGAGACGGCAGAAGTCATTGACACCTACCTCTTGCAATGACTGTGCTGAATGAATTCGTAGATTTACATAAGCTTCAGCAAGGGAGGGGATGATGTTCACCTGGGAGGAGAAAGACGATGTGAATATGGCCAGTTACATTATAATCCCCCGCCTAAATAATCCCTCCTTTGCAAAACTGTGAGTTGTACCTTAACTCCTGCATTGAACATGGTGACAGCTGTAGTCGTCCTTACGAAAGGATTGGTAACTTGTCGTCTTTCCATTATTCTGTGACAcaaaataatattattgccctgtTCACTAGGAGAAACATGCAGAATTCACTGAGGGACCAAAATTACCTGCCAAGGAGTGGGGAAAACAGCCACAAGTTGGACATGATGAATTTCAGCGGAAGACTGAACTATTGAGTCAGACAAAACACCGTAGTGAGTGGTTTGACCAGGTACACTGCCGCTGAAAAATAACACACTCGTAGCAAGCTAACAGTGACTTACCTTGTGAGCCAGATGCTCAAAGGTTCCACGTTCAGGACCATAACCAAAAAGTCTGGGCATGGGGCTCTCCTCTAATCTGGGGAAAATGCCAAGAGATGGCAAAATGTTGGATTTTACTGGTTTACAGGGCAGACTGAGTGGCAGTTCATGGAGGGGGGAAGACGTAAGGGTTAGCCGGTGGCAGCGAGGAGCTTTAAGGTCGACGACGGGTTCATCCGTGCAGCAACTTGTGGATGTGGTTACTTTTTAGATAGGAACACAACATTTGAAGTGTTTCCACCTCCGGTGGTGACGCTCTTGAAGCAAATCTTGCAGATCACTTCATCCAAATTTGCTGCCTCTCCCTGTTCATTTGGTTGAAAAATCAAAATGCTGCCAAACTGCAGCGGTAGCATCTTTTTTCAGTTCTAATCAGCTACACAGTGACCCAGCGCTTACCATCTTGACTTGTTGTTCCTTTTCTAAGATGAACAGACCGAAATTTTCATAGAAAACGAAACAAttataatttcttttcttttcggattttcccccctttttcttcccaattgtactcggccaactaccaaactcttccaagtcgtcccactctttgctccagcccctctgccgagccggggagggctacagactaccacatgcctcctccgatacatgtggagtcgccagccgcttcttttcagctgacaggagtttcaccagggggacgtagcgcgtgggacaggcgccccaactgaccagaggaagttctagtgcagtgaccaggatacatacccacatccggcttcccaactgcagacacagccaattgtgtctgtagggacacccaataaagccggaggcaacacggggattcgaaccggcgatccctgtgttggtaggcaacggaatagactgctacgttacccggacgccaacAATTATCAAATACCAAATAGATGAAAAGTTAGCCTTTAGTTTGTTAGATAGATGTGGCAAAGGAATCTTATGTCAGGTTAAAATTATTGCCGTTATACCGCCCAACACTAGAAGACATGAATACTGAGAGAAAAAAGTCATGAAACCCAAGCAGAGGGAAAATGAACACCGCTAAGGAACCTCCAAAAGACTGAGGTGCAATATTTTTCCCTCACAGTGGATCTTCCACCCACCTTTTGACAGCTGCAGCCAAGATGCCAATACTGCTTTCACTGGGAGGCATGGAGGAATGACCAGGTACCGCAGACACACTCAGTTTCACTGTAGCCTGGCCCTTCTCACTTATCCCAATCCTATAAAAACCAGTCATAAACATTGTAATCAAAAATTATGTTTGCCATTCTTTTGTGCTAACCACTGAATTACAATTGTTGGTTTGTCAATGACAGAAATAACAGAAAAATCATGATTTCTGTTGTAATGCGCTGAGGACTAGCCTGTTCAATCATACTTTAATAAGCGGCATTAACAAAGTTAAGATCGAGGATAGTGCTGGAcaaaatggattttttttaatttattttttacgATAACCACAGGGAAACTGCATAGGGAAGTACATGATAAGTAtaacaatatctgcttacatctgcaaaaatgccatgtttaagaatccaactgaagttcatcacattgaactgtgtgGTAATgtgaagtataatatcaaaccaaaattaGTTTTCAAAAATATGCTCTCTCAAATATCTCAAATCTCAGATTCtagttatcattaatttagacaacagaaCTGTGTATCACAATATGCCAATACCCAAGTTTCATCCCAAATACAATATCATTGAAAGACGATGAACATTAATTCTGATTTATTGCCGAGCTCTAATTTAGGATAACTCTGGATATGCTGTAGTTTCCATTTTGGCACATGTATTTTTGTTTGCACTTCATAAAGTAAAGGACACTTTTTGTTGGTGTAATGATTGTGACATAAACTActttcagtcatggcttttaaaAGGAAGACACTTCTAGTATGGAGCGGAGTGACACTACATGACAGCAGGTTCTCACAGAGCAGCAGGTCCTTCGAGCCCACTGATGATGCCGTCCAGTATGGCAAGACCCTCATCCAGGACAAACGCCAGTCGTACACCACGCTGCTTCAGCACACGCGCTATATTCATGGCGCCCATGAGGCCATTCACCTTTACCGAAACAGAGATTCACCCCATAGACAGACACAATTATGTATAATCCATTTTCAATTCTTCATGACATTAGTAATGTAAAAGAAAATACAAgtgacacatatatacacaaacaaaGTCATAATTAATTAGGAAACCTCTTCATCATGACCCAAGCCGATGTACAATCCCCTCCGTGGTGCATAGCCTTTCCTCAGCAGGTATTCCAGGGCCTGGAGAATTCCCTGGAGATTAAAAACAAATCAGTCACAGGTTACATTGAATACATGGTTGTTCAGTCAATAATGTTTCATAACCCTCAGTGGCATGATCACATGATCATTACCGCACCACACCTCATCACGCACCATTACAGACTGCTTGTTGTCGATGGTCCCCCTCCCGTAGATGAAGTCATCTATTTCTTTGGCCGAGAATGGAGGAGCATCCCATCCATCTGCCTCCAAAGCAGGCACTACATCGATGTGTGCCAGCAGCATGTAGGGTACTAGGGCTGGCTGGGAGCCTGGCACCCAGAACAGGTGGCTGTAGTCTGCCACCACCTCATGATGGACCAAGTTTGAGGAAAAAACTGTTGGGAAGGCTGAAACAGGAAGATATGTACATGATTGCTTACTTCAGCTCAGCTATCGAGGTCAGTCTCTGGTGGCACTTCACAGCTAACATAATTCATCTAATTCTGCTATTGGCGTCGGCTACTACTATTGTGCcctcacttccatccatccatcattccatccattatccaagcctcttattctacttagggtcacgggatactggagactatcccagcagtcattgggcgggaggcggggaaacaccctggacaggccgccagtccatcacagggctgacacattcaattcaattcagtttattgtcattaaaaacaatatgcaggcacatgttaaaaatgaaatgattcacacctagggacaatttattacggccaattcacctgacctgcatatctttggactgtgggagcacccggaggaagcccacagacacggggaaaacatgcaaactccacacaaaggacgacccaggacaaccccagggttcgaacccaggaccttcttgttgtgaggcgaccgcactaaccaccatGCCGCCTTACCGTGCCTTACATAAACAACATTAGTATCAGTATCTACTATTGTGCCCTCCTTTTACCTGAACTTGACATTTAATGCTTATGATGATAATATGTCTATTATACTgacatgtgatgatgtaaatctACTTTATAATTTGACTCTCCTATTCACCGCCTCTTGATTATCTAAGGCACACTTACAGATAATGCACGTGACATGACATCCTCTTGGCTATGATTACTATCACTACTTCATACAGTACACCTATGATATGAATATTATGTAGAAAATAcaatactactagtactactacttcatTCAGTACTACTGTGATATGATTACTACATAGCGCTCCATGTCAGCTATTAACACTCAAAttttatctgctaattgctgactctgtTGTAAGTCAAAGAATGCATCTGGCATCTgtcaaatgagtaaatgtaaatctTAAATGTAACATGTCACATTTGTAAACGTGCACTAAAATGAATATGTATGACATATGCAATTCCTAAAGCAGCACCCATTGTTATTAATCAATGTTACAAACTAAACTATGTTTTCAGTTCAACATGAGGCAACACTAAATGTCTTGGGCATTTAGGGGCCACAAATCTACTATAGTCTTGAAGACtccttcatttaaaaaaaaaacagatgaccAGTTTATCAAATTAAAATGCCGCTTTCAGAGAATGTTCTAAATTGGTGTCATAGTCTTATCAATTGACCCATAAATTTCCTTTCAGATACTTGCTGATTGAAGTTACTATTGGATTGTGCAGATGTGCACACCTGCTGTGTAGCTGTGGGTGGGCCTAGGTGGGCCTgggcccacccacttggcactcaggcccacctgatcagaaggcttccttttttgcTGGATCATCATCCAGTGAATAGTagtcaatgaatactgtttcaattatctgactatgcgaccaataaaaataaaacaattcttgttccttgcttcttgtttaccatatgatgatgataggtcagattttttGAGTGACAGTGCATTTCCCTAATGCCAGAttgtgagcagcccctcctctttcactctgTGTACAGCCCGCACATTGCACAAaggaacagaagcctactttctgctagctagctgtttgtaatgtaggttaagataaaaaaTCATGATCAATTATGTTGATCAGCTTGCCCCTAGTAGGGTGCAGCAGTATGCCTCGTGTCTGCCTGCATCGGGCGCGGGTTTCGCTGCCTGTCTGCCACACGGCCCCCATATAAGATCCCTGTATATGAAGAAGTATACAAAGGCTCTGCGTGTGCAGTATTGAGCATGTTGCGTCTTATCAGTTTTACCTCCTGAGCTTCGGCTCTTCAATAGTCCAGCATAACAGCCTGAATGTCAGCAACTACCAACTCTTCTTTTCTAGTGTTTGTTTATATGGCtgtattattatgatttttaatttGTGTTTGCTTGCATTGCTGTGTATGTGAGTGCTCGATTTGATTTCATGCTTCACGCACTGTTTCAATCCCATCAAGGAGGAATGTGGGGTGGGAATCATCTAGTTGACTCATAGGGGCCCTAGTTTAAAGGAAAGCGGGTTTGAAgttgtaaaatacaaaatacctgTTCTTTTCTGGTTGTGCTTTTGTTACATCCTTGTCCTaataaaatattgtaaaaaagaagaaaaaaagataaaattcacggctaaacaaagcagtttgcttaagtttgtcacaaaaagatgCGAGGAGccggaggaagagaattcagctcaagttcaggcATCCGTCTCAACTCATCTCCCACACCAAGCCCTGTCATCTCCTGCTGTAaacatcaaaagtaagctaatttacaatttcgGACTTTAGTAGCCTGTTGCCTATTTCAATGTTACTATTGTTTactgggtatagtttttgttgggttgtacaattggattttatgttGCTGCGTCTgccatgtgagtgtgtgtagtgCTGTGCAAGTTTACGCTTCACAAGAGCTAGCTCAAAGTTCAATTCACACACATTAAAATGAACAAGGTCATGTTCGTAGTTCACAACTTTAAATTTTGAACTAAGTTCACAGTCTCAATAAATGAACTAGTTTTTcgtccgttttttttttaatgagctacCTCGATGGTCGGCTGCTTAACGACCATCCATTATGCTGAACGGATAAGTTCTGTAGCTCCGaattcaaacaaacattaggagctcgggtgggtgcgggagataccttgggttatgacgtgctgctgttgtccagattattgttccaagttgaaagatgatgggtttgttgtagcgatgcaggaatccaggttattgttgaacaaaaaactaagccatgactgtaaccaaaaagtgtgaagaagtgctgtgtcccagcttagcggtaaaaaccgtgtcagctccccgtcacccaaccaccaggtaacaaacacacctatgcttttgtagtgaggagtgcaatcaccccaggaagccacacccacacaatacTACCACCTAGTGGTGAACTAAGATACCACATACAGAACCACCAGAATGGCTCTTACACACCGGCCCCATAATTGTGAAACAATTACATAGATAGGGAAAAGATCCATTCAAGTCACCCAAATCCACCTACATTCCCACACACAATCTAAGTGCATACTAACAAACATACAAGCATGCACCCCAACAGGCACACAAGAGTCTTTGTCTTCTTTCTTGACAATCTTGACTCATCCTTCTTGAACCAAGCCCTTatactgcctcttgcagcagaaagagcTTGGAGATGGGCCTCTCCAGCAGCCCGGTCTTTGTCCTCAGCTGTACAGCACGTACGTATCCATCCTTATCGGGATAAGTCTTCATTACCTTCCCAAGGATCCAGGATCCACGCGGAGCGCTTTGGTCCATGACGACGACAATGTCTCCTACAGTAAAACTTCTCCGAGACTGCGTCCATTTTTGTCGCTCGTGCAGTAACGGCAAGTACTCTCTCGTCCACCTCTTCCAGAACAGATCCGATAGATACTGTACTTGTCTCCACCGTTTCCTGATGTACAGGTCACTCTCCTGAAACATTCCGGGAGCGAGAAGGGGTTTTCCTTTGAGCAAAAGAATGTGATTTGGCGTGAGGGCCTCCAGGTCACTGACTTCATCGGACACTTTGGTTATGGGGCGGTCGTTGAGAATAGCCTCCACCTCACACATGACAGTATGAAGGCCTTCGTCATCAAGGGACTGTTGGCGAAGGACTGAGAACAATACCTTTCTGACCATTCTGATGAGTCGCTCCCACACCCCGCCGTGATGGGATACGGCGGGGGTGTTGAACGTCCATTCAATTCCTTTTGGGAGGAGAGCGCCCTGAATCTGTGTGTGGTCTATGGCAGCTAACGCCTCTCTTAACTCTCTCTCTGCACCAACAAAATTTGTCCCGTTGTCGGATCTCAGATGACAAACTTGGCCTCTGCGACACAAGAACCTCCTTATGGCATTAATGCAGGAGTCGGTGGTGAGGGAGCAAGCAATCTCCAGATGTACGGCCCTGCTGGCCATACAGGTAAAAATGACTCCGTACCTCTTGACCATGGCACGTCCTCTCCTGACCTCAATAGGTCCGAAGTAGTCCACTCCTGCGTTTGTGAAAGCAGGCAAGTCTGGACTAATCCTCTCTTTTGGCAagtctgccatcttctgttcaTTTGCCTGTCCTTGATACCGTCGGCAGCTTACACAGTTGGATATCACCTTCCGACAGGCAGAGTTGGCATTTGTGATCCAATACTTTCGGCGCAAGGATGAAAGCATATGGTTCCTTCCTGCGTGTCCAAGTTGACAGTGAATGTATCTCAAAATGAGACTGGATATATGCTGAGACTTGGAGAGTAATACCGGATGTTTCAGCTCTTCAGGTAAGGCAGCTCGACCGAGCCTTCCTCCCACTCTCAACAATCCGTTGTCCTCATCCAACACAGGATCCAGCTTGTAGATCGGACTGGTTTTCTTTACTCCTGAAGCACCATCTTGCAGCATTGAGAGCTCTTCACCAAATGATGCTTGCTGACTGAAGCTGATGATGTCATGTTCTGCTCTTTTCAGGTCAGTTACAGTGAGCGGCTGACCATGGATAGAGCTCCTGACCttcatctcctcttcttccttttctGGCGCAGGTGAGCCAGTAGCAGCCAGGTAAGCACCCacttctttcctcttcctccgtAGCTCCTGCAACACCCCTTTGAACCTGAGAAACCAAGCGACTGAGATCTTGAGCTTGGTCCACTCAGAAAAGTAATTCATGAGCTTGGATGTTGGATCCTCAGACTGCGTGATGACTGCATTCACCATCAGCTCTCTTTTGACTTCTGGATCATCAGAGGCTATGGGCTGCAGATCAAAAGGCTTTGGCCACTCCTCCGCCGGCCTTTGGAGAAAGCCTGGGCCTTCAATCCATCTCCTACAAGCCAAGAAGTTGTCCACATCCATTCCTCTTGAGGCTTCATCAGCAGGGTTGTCCTTTGAGGTGACGTACCTCCACTGACCAACCTTTGTTCCTTCCCTGATCGAAGCCACTCGGTTTGCCACAAACGTGTGGAATCGTTTTGTCTCATTTATGATGTACTTGAGGACTGTCTGACTGTCACTCCAGAAACATGAGTCCTCCAGCTGAAGTGAGAGTTCCTTTCTCAGCATCTTGTCCACCTTTACAGCCAGCACAGCGGCAGTAAGTTCCAGGCGAGGAATAGTAGTTTGTTTTAAGGGTGCAACTCTGGCTTTTCCCAGCATGAAGGCAAGATGCACTTGGTTGTCCTGGTTCCTCATCCTTAGGTAGGAGACTGTGCCATAGCCATGGTCACTTGCATCCGCAAAATGATGTAGCTGCGCGTGTACCGGACCTCTGAAGTCTTTCGGTCTAATACAGCAGTCCACCTTCAGCTCCACCACCTTATCCAAGTCCAGCAGCCACGCCTTCCATTGCTGCGAGAATGTCTGGGGTATAGGGTCATCCCAGGACATGTTCCTCCGACACATTTCTTGCAGCAGCAGCTTTGGCAGCAAGGTGAATGGTGACAAGAATCCCAGTGGGTCATAGATGGAACTGACCGCTGAAAGTATGCCACGTCTTGTATGTGGTCGCCTTTCCACTGCAGGTTTAAACATGAAAGTGTCACTCTCTGCGCACCAATTCAGTCCAAGTGCCATCTCCACTGGTAGATCATCCTGCTCCAAGTGCAGCTGCCTCGTCGTGTTGGATCGTTTTGACTCCGGAATGGTCGAGAGTACAGCCCGGCTGTTGCTTGTCCACTTGACTAGCTGGAATCCTCCTCTCGAGCACATGTCAGTGAGGTCCACTACCAACTGCATGGCTTCCTCTTCTGTGGGTACAGATCTGAGACAATCGTCCACGTAAAAATTGTTGTAGATGGTGTCAGCCACTTCCGATTTAAAATCATCCTGGCTGTCCATGGCAGTCCTCCTAAGAGCATAGTTTGCGCAGCTGGGAGAGGAAACTGCCCCAAAAATGTGCACCGTCATTCTGTGCTCCACAAGACCCTGTGACGTGTCACCCTGGGGCCACCACAAAAACCTGAGGAAATCGACATGTTCCTCAGACACCTTCACTTGGTGAAACATAGACTTGACATCAGTCATCAAAGCCACCTTCTCCTGCCTGAATCTTGTCAAGACGCCGAAAAGAGAATTGGTCAGATCAGGACCCTGCAATAGCCGGTCATTCAGTAAGGTCCCTTGAAACCTCGCTCCACAATCAAAGACGACTCTCAGGGTTTTCTTTCTTG
It encodes:
- the pm20d1.2 gene encoding N-fatty-acyl-amino acid synthase/hydrolase PM20D1.2; the protein is MTDSGTKFKTLKFLKIITFSILFIATVLFTVAAIRTLSLDVNVGLQLAQWEKTNLIAADINQGQREELLSNFKEAIRIPTVSFTQTELNTTALLQFDKLLRKAFPTVFSSNLVHHEVVADYSHLFWVPGSQPALVPYMLLAHIDVVPALEADGWDAPPFSAKEIDDFIYGRGTIDNKQSVMGILQALEYLLRKGYAPRRGLYIGLGHDEEVNGLMGAMNIARVLKQRGVRLAFVLDEGLAILDGIISGLEGPAALIGISEKGQATVKLSVSAVPGHSSMPPSESSIGILAAAVKRLEESPMPRLFGYGPERGTFEHLAHKFSLPLKFIMSNLWLFSPLLGRIMERRQVTNPFVRTTTAVTMFNAGVKVNIIPSLAEAYVNLRIHSAQSLQEVLDLIQSTVGDQRVKIELVDGFDPLPISSYDETSFGFQLIKKTVLDMFPQVTVAPGICIGNTDSRHFKELTNDTYRFAPTWFKPGDAQRFHGINERISKKNYEELVLFYFNLFQNCDIKQLPSPHSSVHEL